A region of the Anolis sagrei isolate rAnoSag1 chromosome 4, rAnoSag1.mat, whole genome shotgun sequence genome:
TGCTTTGAAAAATATGCATCTTCAGAAGAGTTTCCTTTGTATAAtgcacaaaatataaatatttagttCAACTGAAATCTATGGCTAATCAGATCTGCAAAAAATGACATCATTAATTGATCTGAATTACTTgtttaaatgaaaaaaatgtttaacaGTGACACAGTTAAATTAAAAAACTCTATTACATTAAGTAATCTTGTCTGGATAATTTACTGAGATAGCTATAACTTTCTTTTAAAGGTTAAATTAGTATATGAGTGGCAGAATCCAGTTCTTTAGTTTATTTGTACAGTACGTGCAAAACCATGTTACATTGTGTAGTTTCAGTAATGTTGTTCTTCGGGAAACATCTTGTCACTTGTTTCACAAAAAACTGCAGTTGTACTTTATTTCATTTGCCTGATCAAACATATAAAAGTAATAAGCACATTGCAACACTTCATAAACTGATCCAAACCACAGACTGGCATTACGTGTGCGAATCTCAATGATATGAGTGAATCTGAAGTTTGACACCTACAACATACTTTGAATTCCATCCTGACTTCTAGTGCTAGAGAACCTATAATTTGATGGTCTGGAAGCAATAATATGAACCAGAAAGTCAGGAAGGGAAACAGAGCTCATGAATGTAGGGTGGATCATGAAAGCTGTGGTAAGACATTACACAAGAACTAGCCTGAAATGTTACATAGCTGTGCAAGACTCTAAAATAAGGATAATACAATTATGATACTTTGCTTTAAaaagagtgtgtgtggggggggggggggggggaatagacacATTGTTTTTTATGCAGGACTCCTCAGTAATAAAAAGCAATCTCTaccacattctgccaagaggTAATTTTGGATTAATATTAAAAATCACATAAAAGAGACTAGAACAAATGCAAGGAAAACAGGCACATTATTGGACATAAAATGTCTTGTCTAAAAAGAAGTTTTACACCTGAATGATAACTACATATTTTGTAAAACACACACAAGAATATTGAATTGTTCAAAAGTATCGTAACAAAAGCAAAACTGTGTAAATGCCTACCTGACTGAGTAGCTGCCCATGAAAAATGGTGTTCACCACTTTCAGGACTTGCTTGGTGAGCTTCCTCTGCGAAAAGGGGATGAGGATCCTGCGTTTCGTTCCTTCAGATTCCAGCTCCTGCTGCACCTTGTCCAACAATTCACAGAGAAATTCCTGAGCATCTTGCTGATCATAACCTCGAAACGCTGGAATCAGACTCCATACAGAGTGCAGCATGGCAAAAGGAGACACTGAAGCCCACTTCCCAGACCACATAACTCTGAAAAGTGTGTGCAGTTCATGACAGAGAGAGATGTGCTTTGAACTTGGCTCCTTGGGCTGTGTTAGTTCTAAACTTTTGCTTATCGAGGACCCGCCATTCAAGCCAGCTGGCAGGCTCTGCCTGCCATATGAACCCAATTGATCATTTCTACCTGACTCGGTAGGACCAAGCCTACTGAGCAGCTTTCCAGACATTCTAGACTTTCCATTCACGGTCTTAGCTAAGAGTTCTTCAGTTTCACAAAGATCCAGCGTCAAAAAACATTCTCTAAACTTCTGGAGGTGACTTAATACTTGAAGAATAGAATTCATGTAGCATGTATTTCCAAGATTCTTTAGTCCAGTCACACCAGGTGTCATGAGAGGCTTCCGCCGAATGGAATAAAACTGTTTGAATCTGCTCCTTTGCACTCGTCTTGAGGTAGGGGAACTTGCTTCCATGTCTCTGAACTTTCGAGGAATCAGATTCTCTCTGCGAATATGTGACAAAAGCCTAGCACTTTTTCTTGGAGGGGTGCTCGCCAGTTCCTCCAACAATCTCCGCTTCATCTCTTGACGCCGCTGCCTggccatttctttttttctctctagttcttccatttgtttcttttgttcGAGCTTTTGCTGGCCTCTGGAACTCTTATCAAACCAGGTCTTCAGTGCTTTTGCTAGCAATGACTGCCGTCTGTACCAAAGGGCTGTAAGCATCTGAGGCTGTCCCTGAGGGGCCCTCTGATGGTTGCAAACATCCTCCCCCAAAGCCATTGACCGCAGCGTCCTCCCACTTCTAGCAGATGGGTCATGCTTCTGACTTTTAATTGCCGATAGAGAACTTCTTAGTAATTTCAAGTCACCCTCGGGATTATCGTTCAATACATAGTCTTCACAAAAGTAACAGAAGACATAGAAATCATTCACTTCCATTGCCAAAGGATGCCTGGTTTCTTCAAAGTGTTTAAGTGCATGGTCTTCAATATATCTTCCACAGGCCACATGGGAGCATTTCAGGCAAGCCCAAATGGATTCTGTGGTGTTGCAGTCCATGCAGTGCCACTTCTGGGGGTTCAGAATAGAGTGGTCTTGGGCAAGTCGTAGCCGCCCAACATGTTTGCATCTATCCATGTCTTACATAAAGCTCCACTGCTTTAACCTTTAAAAACAGACAGGAAAGAATTCAAACACTGGATGCATTAAAAGAATACAGTCATATAGATAGCttacaaaataaagcaaaacaaaacatacatacCCTTGTTTTCTACAAAGTCATTTACAGCATAGTgtaatacattacattaaaaagcaggaggaggaggaactggaTCAGATGAAACTCTCACTAATTATTTGGTCAGTGCAGGTTTTCTTTCAATAGGAAGGGGtgatggtggatggatggatggatggatggaaggaaggaattaaaacaaaataatttgagGTGTCATGATTTCATCTGGTTAGTAAGGGAAAAACCAATAAAGTAAGAAGAGATTTTTCTTTTTACTTGATTGATcgattgatcaatcaatcaattgataAAATGAGTTTGGCTCCTTTCTACCTTTTAAAATTATCCCCACCTTGAAAATTTCTACCACAATTGCTCCAAGTTATATGAAATTTTTCAAGCCCAAAGTGACATCTTAAGTATTGGCTGATTCTGAATGAAGTAGTATGTTGCAAATAATGATACAAATAGATATATTTCTTAATGCTAAATTATGCCAGAAGTGTACATGAAATATTTTGATTTCAGCTTTCCCCATATTGTATATTGATGACAAAATTTTGGGATGTTGCAGCCCCTGATCAGCAAGGGTAAATTACAAATTTAGGAAAAGTGATCAATAAGCCACCTATAGCTTTCAGTTTTCATTACAGTTGCCCTAAGGGCCTCTGCCCCAATTCCTCTCTGCATATTTCtcacaacattttttttcaggTGCTAAAATAGTATTTTAGCTCACAGAATTCTATGTGATCAGGCCTTTTAGGGCAAGGATGGGCAGCTGTAGTggattcaagttttttttttcttgaaagccAGAGGGACATGTACAGGGACTGCCATAAATGCCTCCCTAAATCAGAACTAGTACAAAATCCACTTCTATTTGTGAAAACATGGTTTTGGTATTCCTGTTTTTTTAATTATCAACAGTGAAACTAAATtgagaaacttattcaaaagaTTAGTTACCATCCCTGCAGGCTCATAGAAAATGCAatccaacctccccccccccccccgccctggaATTCTGCAGGAATCTAGGGCCACAATTTGGCCTTGGGACTGTACTCTGCTAACCCCACTCTAGCCTCTTGTTTTTCCCTCAAGAATCTTACTTATGGAAAAACCATGAAGTTAAGATGGACTATAACAGCTACTAATAATTTCCTAGAAAGAACTGTAAAATATTTTCTGCCCTGAAAGAGTAGGCTCAAAATCACAATGGGAAGAAGAGTTATGCCTCACCACACTAGATAATGGATctattttaaatccagtttctgcctcctgcagaattctggggcatgtaatttagggaggggcttttaaactgctcagccaggcaggtcctgggcttcaataaactacaaatcccaaaattctgcaagaatcagaaactggatttaaagtggatccatactCTGGTGTGATGAAGCTGTAATAAGATGCATATGCCTTCATCTTTGCCTGTCTTTCTCATGGTGAGGAAGTGAGACATTGTAAAAAAACAAAGTGTGTGGGGGCAATGCTGTTTGAAAGAAGTGGGCATCTGCAGCCCTACCTATCACTGATTGTGGGCAAGCCCACTTCTGGCATATTTACACACTGTCTACCAGGATGGTGAAAACGTTGCTCATCCCACATACATTAACTCAACAAGCAGGCAGAATATTTGTTGCtcagaaaaaaaattctgaaatttggggggggggggggggggaatccccaGATATAGAAAAGGAagtttaaaacaaagaaaaatacttACCGATTCATATTTAAATACTCTCGCAACTCAATGACCCCAGGTTGGAACATCTCCATTTCAATCAACTGAAGTTTCAGAAGTTCTGGAATTTAGTCTAAACTTATGTCTTCATCAGAAAAAGGCAATGcaacaagaaaaccctgtaaaaaaTAATCCTGTAAAATATTTGTAAACAAAGCACAATCCACATAGTTTTAGAACACGAATAATTTATCTTGTGAAAGAACTACTGtagaaaatatgttttaatggataaaAACTAGCTAGAAATAATATACCACTGATGAAATGTTAAATGAAAAAGGCACTCTGGATTTTCCTTTGTTCCAGAACTTTACAGAACAGTCTGCTAATCAAACTTCTAATGAACTACTATATTGTACTGCAAAGCAAAAGCTAAagacaccccccaccccaagaCAAATGTTGAATTTCTTTGATTTTGGATGAAAAGAGGAAATAGCTTGTTTGTGGAAAAAATCTACCACAGCTTTGCTTCCTATAGGATTTTAGAACATGTCCGTGCATGTATAAAGAAAATAAGACAATAACATACTACAGAAAttaagttaaaatggaaatgacCACATTTATGAAGGTAAATTTTAAAGGAATGGTGTGTCTGAATGCAATAAAATAGTCATATTAAAACACCAGTGCAAGCTACAGTTCCATCATCA
Encoded here:
- the USP49 gene encoding ubiquitin carboxyl-terminal hydrolase 49 isoform X2 — translated: MDRCKHVGRLRLAQDHSILNPQKWHCMDCNTTESIWACLKCSHVACGRYIEDHALKHFEETRHPLAMEVNDFYVFCYFCEDYVLNDNPEGDLKLLRSSLSAIKSQKHDPSARSGRTLRSMALGEDVCNHQRAPQGQPQMLTALWYRRQSLLAKALKTWFDKSSRGQQKLEQKKQMEELERKKEMARQRRQEMKRRLLEELASTPPRKSARLLSHIRRENLIPRKFRDMEASSPTSRRVQRSRFKQFYSIRRKPLMTPGVTGLKNLGNTCYMNSILQVLSHLQKFRECFLTLDLCETEELLAKTVNGKSRMSGKLLSRLGPTESGRNDQLGSYGRQSLPAGLNGGSSISKSLELTQPKEPSSKHISLCHELHTLFRVMWSGKWASVSPFAMLHSVWSLIPAFRGYDQQDAQEFLCELLDKVQQELESEGTKRRILIPFSQRKLTKQVLKVVNTIFHGQLLSQVTCITCNYKSNTVEPFWDLSLEFPERYHSINKGIVPVNQTECMLTEMLAKFTETEALEGRIYACDQCNSKRRKSSPKPLILSEAKKQLMIYRLPQVLRLHLKRFRWSGRNHREKIGVHVLFDQGFGSTAMTPN
- the USP49 gene encoding ubiquitin carboxyl-terminal hydrolase 49 isoform X1; amino-acid sequence: MDRCKHVGRLRLAQDHSILNPQKWHCMDCNTTESIWACLKCSHVACGRYIEDHALKHFEETRHPLAMEVNDFYVFCYFCEDYVLNDNPEGDLKLLRSSLSAIKSQKHDPSARSGRTLRSMALGEDVCNHQRAPQGQPQMLTALWYRRQSLLAKALKTWFDKSSRGQQKLEQKKQMEELERKKEMARQRRQEMKRRLLEELASTPPRKSARLLSHIRRENLIPRKFRDMEASSPTSRRVQRSRFKQFYSIRRKPLMTPGVTGLKNLGNTCYMNSILQVLSHLQKFRECFLTLDLCETEELLAKTVNGKSRMSGKLLSRLGPTESGRNDQLGSYGRQSLPAGLNGGSSISKSLELTQPKEPSSKHISLCHELHTLFRVMWSGKWASVSPFAMLHSVWSLIPAFRGYDQQDAQEFLCELLDKVQQELESEGTKRRILIPFSQRKLTKQVLKVVNTIFHGQLLSQVTCITCNYKSNTVEPFWDLSLEFPERYHSINKGIVPVNQTECMLTEMLAKFTETEALEGRIYACDQCNSKRRKSSPKPLILSEAKKQLMIYRLPQVLRLHLKRFRWSGRNHREKIGVHVLFDQVLNMEPYCCRDTLSSLDKETFVYDLSAVVMHHGKGFGSGHYTAYCYNTEGGFWVHCNDSKLNVCSVEEVCKTQAYILFYTQRTVQGKASISETQLQAQVLSKHNDKDRRLTLP